The Anopheles gambiae chromosome 2, idAnoGambNW_F1_1, whole genome shotgun sequence genomic sequence GACGACGAACAGATATTCGTGCAAAAGGTCGTCCCCGACACGGACCAACTGTACGTACGGCTGGCCTCGAATGGTGATCGCGTTTGTTTGATCAGATCCGTGGACGGTACCACAATAACATCGTTCTGCGTGCATGAATGCGAGGGATCGCGGATGGGTTCGAGACCGCGCCGGTTCATCCTATCCGGCCACTGTAACGGTGCAATACAGATGTGGGATCTCACGACTGCGCTGGAAATTTCGAAAAAGAAGGATCAACCCAAGCGCACCATCGGTGGACCGACGGCCGACGAGCTGATCCGAGAGTTGGACCAGTGCGACCTAAGCAATAGCCACTGCTCGACGCCCTGCATGTCACCCTGCCCGTCAGCATTTTCGGGCAGCATGATGGAGGCGAACACTGTCGGACGACTGAAACCGTTCAATGTGGCTTTCTTGAATCAGTCAGCTGCAGCGGCAGCCGCAGCCATGGGACTCGGTGGACCACAGGCTGTGCCGGCGCAGGGTCCGGGAGCGATGGGAGCGGCTGGTGCTGGAGCGGCTGctggtgcggctgctgctccgcAACAACCGGCATTGGCTGCTCAGCAACCTAATCAACCAAACTGATCTCTATTCCGCCGGCGGAGGGACATTTGAGAGTGGTTCCTGTGTTGTTATCTCGAGGTGGAATTTTAGCCGAGGGATGGAAGGTGGCGAATGGTAAAGCCTCACCCCGTCCTTCCAGCCCAAACGCAGTGTTTAAGCTATGCAAGAAATCCTTATAGCTAATAGATAATTTTCTCCCATTCTCAGATCTACAAAACTCTCACGCGATAAACGTTGTGCGTTCAAGTTCATGTTCTATGAGTCAgtggaaggattttttttctcagcACACGCTCTTGCCCAACTGGGGCACTAGCATGCTTTCCGTTGCAAATCTATTGTTTATTGTGCTGTTTAACGCATAATGTCAAATATCGCCTGTTTAGAGGTTCGATTACAACTATGTTTAAACTAATGAAGCGAGTTAGGCCGAGCAGGTGAACggatatatttttgtataataAATTTTACTGCAATATAACTGAACATTCCACCATGGTTCGCTGGCCGTTGTTGCCGTAGCAATCATTTGTAAAGTAAACGGAATAAGTTACAGGTAGCAGAATCATGCGGTAAGTGTTGGGCGACCTGTACTGCCGTTAAACCTTCACTGTCGGGAACATTACACAAATCTTGGCGATACTTTAAAAGCAATCGAACTATTGGACAATTGTCTGCCTCCACCGCGTAGTGTAAGGGTAAACGGCCACGTGCATCGGTGTGTGATTGGGGAACTTGCAAGGTTTGAAGCAGAAATTCAATTTCGGCCCGGGCAAAGAAGCTATTTTTAATTACCCGGTGATGTAGCACGGTTTGGCCATTATTGTCCGCAGCACATGGATCGAACTGATACCGCTCGATTAGCCAACGGTACAGTTCCGACCTTACCGGCATGTAGAAACTAATCGTTCGGCCCCGTTCATCGCGCGTGTTAACATCATATCCGTACACGTCGagaagttgttcgatgattTCCCTCTCAGCGCTTCCCATAATGGCGAAGTGCAGCGTTGTAAGCCCATGCCGAAGCGATTTCGCGTAGATATCGGCACCAGACTCGAGCAATATTTCTCGGCACCGTTTGTTTCCGCTCTGATATGCCAGATGCAGCGGAGTTTCTCCGCATCGCAGTTCGCACGATGCGTCCGTTCGAATGTCGACGTTATCGTATTGGGCTAGCAGAAACCGGAAAGTATCCTCATCCGGTTCGTCCACGTAGCGTATGTAGCAATGGAGCAGTAATTCACCACTCTCGTAACGATTATAATCGATGCTTAATCGTGCTAACCTTTCCCGATCGCATGCTATCAGCGCAAGGAAATCTTCGGTATCAATTTCGCTATCGTCCACTGCGCTTACGTTTGAAGATTGTTGCATCCAGGAAGGATTCACCGTCGCATTATGTTTGCGCAGATAAAGAACAATCGGCTGATGGCCCTGAACCATCGCTTGCCGCATTGCCGTAAAGCCGTGCTCATCGCGATCATCGATCCGGGCGAGGAAACCGTGCGTCTCGCAAAGGTACTGTACCAGTTCCAGATTGCCGCTGGATGCTGCTTGAATGAATATGTTGCTACCATCGTACTCTTGCTGTGCATCGAGACATTTTTCTTCGATCATCTGTCGTACCATGGCAAATTCTCCGTCCCTGCACAAGCTATGCAGCCGTTTGTAGTCGTTGAACTGTGGGTTCTGCTCATACTGTTGGCGCAGTTCGTTAAATTCATCCGTCGCATCAAAGTGAAGTCGTTCCACAAGAAACCTGGCCAGTTCGAAACGCTCATCTTCGACGGCATTGTCCAGCGCGCTATTGTCGAAAATGTACCGATACGGATCCGTACCGCTCAGCCCTTGCTGCTCGGCAAACGTTAGCAGACGAAAGAGCAGATCAACATCGAATTCTTCGTACACCGATAAGGTGTACACGTTTTGCTGGGTTATTCGGTAATCGGGACGATTTTCCAATATCCACACGATCAACGTTGTGCAATTTTCGGCAATACAGTCACAAATCAATTCCTCCAATTCAGAGACGGGCATGGTGTGCAGCTTTGTTTGACCGGTGGACAGCTTGGCGCCTTTTGCCAGCAACCGATCTACGAGCGGCCAATCCTTACGCTCTATCGCCGCCAGGATCGGTGTCCAATGGTTCAGCTGGCCAACACATTGTTGCTCCAGGGATACTTCCGCCGACAGCAATAGGTCGGCTATCTCTTTCGAACCGTGTACCACGTGCAGCAGGTTACGCTGCAGGCAATCGGTAACGGAACGCAGCTCCTCCACACTGCTTTGACGTACCGGGTCCAGATCATGGTGCAGCACGGCAATTCCGACCGTGCTGTGTCGGAATAGTAAAAGATCGATTATATCGTGCCCGACGCGCTGGAAATGTGCTAACTTTATCAGTTCGGGATGTTTAACAAGATGTTGCACTGCCTGCAGTGTTTGAAGCGTACGATGCTTTATACGACTGTGCGAGGAAAAGTGTTTCGTATGGTCAGTGGAAGGCAGAAACACGCGCTCGTAACAGTACTCCTCTAGTTGCTGCAATTCGTTGCTTCCGGCTGGAGCGATATGGTTCCATACGTAATGCTCCATTGCATCaatccaccagcagcacagcTTCCCGTTCACCATATCATCCGCACGATCGGTAATGTATTCCGCTAGGACTGTGCATGTAAAAATGGTACCAAAACAGGGCAAACCATCCAGGGGACCGTTATTAGCGGTAATGTTTTGTAGAGCCAGTTTTGCGTTTACCTTGGAATCTTTCGGTAGCATCCGAGATAACCACTTCTGCCATTGCTCGTCGTCATTCAGCTTGGGCATGGTATACTTCATGGCTGCATGCTTACAATTTGCTGCAAATCGTGTCCACAGCACATCGTCACCTGCAATCCATACGGTTACCCGACGTTGAATGGTGCTATCGTTTAGAGCATTGAAAAATTGAACGAACGTTTCCGCCAAACGGTCTGACCCATCGTCCGCTATTGCGTGGTCCACAAGCAGAATCAGAGGTACTGTATCCACCACGTGTCGTGTATGTTCGCTTTGTCGCGCATCGATTAATTGACATAATTTATCAAACCAGGACAATGATGGTTGCAGTAATACTTCCATCATATCGATTGCTTGCAAAAGTATGATGCTTTGAAACGGGTTCGTGCGTTTTGCGCTTGCAGCTAGATGCTCCAGATAGGTGGTGCTACCATCGGAACTATTTGACACCAGAACATTCAACCAACCCGGTGCTGGTGGTACTGCATCATACTCGTCCCAGCAGCTCACCGTAAAGTGGGTTGCAACGGGTGTCGGTGGTCCTCGGCTCCGCAACCAAAACACCATTCCGTAATCGGTCACGTATGCTACCTCGTGCACTGTTGCGTGGTCGGGAAAGTTGGTCTCGAACGGAACAGTTTCACTCACCAGGAACCAAGTACTGTGCGTAACATCCTTCAGCTGATCCACGCAGCATTTTTTCACATACAGCCTAATAGCTTCCAAATTCGCCTGCCGTACCAGGAAAAGCCCCAAAGGAGGTGGCCCCCCTCGTCCCTCGTTGGCGTTAAGCA encodes the following:
- the LOC1270885 gene encoding uncharacterized protein LOC1270885, with amino-acid sequence MSRASELRELRNAFDRFSVWILLRHAATSAATVNLIHGKNVHPDLCNYMVALTRTENNGILELAILEHHLTKAQFEAVPEDARKETIDRMVHFSNVPSSQCSVQYYLHIANDWPTLQSVASPMILLRNSDLHSFDISSITTSDLCTISASRELSDARNRNVLDVGSCSGHTIRQVLQQVLSKSGTMVPQADSPHTPAHFPYDARSMNGIKLQDLTALLNANEGRGGPPPLGLFLVRQANLEAIRLYVKKCCVDQLKDVTHSTWFLVSETVPFETNFPDHATVHEVAYVTDYGMVFWLRSRGPPTPVATHFTVSCWDEYDAVPPAPGWLNVLVSNSSDGSTTYLEHLAASAKRTNPFQSIILLQAIDMMEVLLQPSLSWFDKLCQLIDARQSEHTRHVVDTVPLILLVDHAIADDGSDRLAETFVQFFNALNDSTIQRRVTVWIAGDDVLWTRFAANCKHAAMKYTMPKLNDDEQWQKWLSRMLPKDSKVNAKLALQNITANNGPLDGLPCFGTIFTCTVLAEYITDRADDMVNGKLCCWWIDAMEHYVWNHIAPAGSNELQQLEEYCYERVFLPSTDHTKHFSSHSRIKHRTLQTLQAVQHLVKHPELIKLAHFQRVGHDIIDLLLFRHSTVGIAVLHHDLDPVRQSSVEELRSVTDCLQRNLLHVVHGSKEIADLLLSAEVSLEQQCVGQLNHWTPILAAIERKDWPLVDRLLAKGAKLSTGQTKLHTMPVSELEELICDCIAENCTTLIVWILENRPDYRITQQNVYTLSVYEEFDVDLLFRLLTFAEQQGLSGTDPYRYIFDNSALDNAVEDERFELARFLVERLHFDATDEFNELRQQYEQNPQFNDYKRLHSLCRDGEFAMVRQMIEEKCLDAQQEYDGSNIFIQAASSGNLELVQYLCETHGFLARIDDRDEHGFTAMRQAMVQGHQPIVLYLRKHNATVNPSWMQQSSNVSAVDDSEIDTEDFLALIACDRERLARLSIDYNRYESGELLLHCYIRYVDEPDEDTFRFLLAQYDNVDIRTDASCELRCGETPLHLAYQSGNKRCREILLESGADIYAKSLRHGLTTLHFAIMGSAEREIIEQLLDVYGYDVNTRDERGRTISFYMPVRSELYRWLIERYQFDPCAADNNGQTVLHHRVIKNSFFARAEIEFLLQTLQVPQSHTDARGRLPLHYAVEADNCPIVRLLLKYRQDLCNVPDSEGLTAVQVAQHLPHDSATCNLFRLLYK